From a single Intestinibaculum porci genomic region:
- a CDS encoding citrate synthase, whose translation MAEIIKESFERLLKEQNIPNELYSKYQVKKGLRNEDGTGVLVGLTRISDVVGYRKDAKGHVSPSKGHLYYRGLDVEEILRHAEGKRFVFEEVCFLILFGHLPSREEMDKFKAVLSHRYELPTHYLESSILSFPSQNLMNKLQQEVLMFYRYDKYDPDSTNPFDILEKGVNLIAKIPVIVCYTYATKIHYFDNQSLIIHQIDPSLSIAEQILHLLKKDGRFTPKEAEVLDTALVLHADHGGGNNSTFTNVVIGSTGTDLYSTISGSIGSLKGPRHGGANLAVRKQMKAVIKRIGLDATDDDIRMIVDKILNKEFNDHSGLVYGIGHAVYTLSDPRSELLAKKCEEISIEKHRHDEYLFHKRFSEIAVEEIYKRKGKPVCTNVDFYSGLVYDMLGIPEDLYTLLFVIGRTVGWIAHNIEDKLYGGRIIRPATKYVGEKMDYTDESER comes from the coding sequence ATGGCTGAAATCATTAAAGAAAGTTTTGAAAGACTGCTTAAAGAACAAAATATTCCTAACGAACTCTATTCCAAATACCAGGTGAAAAAAGGTCTGCGTAATGAAGATGGTACTGGGGTTTTAGTCGGGTTAACCCGGATCTCAGATGTTGTGGGTTATCGGAAAGACGCAAAAGGACATGTTTCTCCATCGAAAGGGCATTTGTATTATCGCGGGCTTGATGTAGAAGAAATCTTACGTCATGCCGAAGGAAAAAGGTTTGTTTTTGAAGAAGTCTGTTTCCTGATTCTGTTTGGACATTTGCCAAGCCGTGAAGAAATGGATAAATTCAAAGCTGTATTATCACATCGTTATGAACTGCCAACGCATTATCTGGAAAGCTCAATTTTATCATTTCCATCACAGAATCTGATGAATAAGCTCCAGCAGGAAGTGCTGATGTTCTATCGCTATGATAAATATGATCCTGACAGTACGAATCCTTTTGATATCTTAGAGAAAGGCGTTAACCTGATCGCGAAAATTCCGGTTATTGTCTGCTATACGTATGCCACAAAGATTCACTATTTTGATAATCAGTCACTGATTATCCACCAGATTGATCCAAGTCTGTCAATTGCGGAACAAATTTTACATTTATTAAAGAAAGATGGTCGTTTTACGCCGAAAGAAGCGGAAGTTTTGGATACTGCTCTCGTATTACATGCGGATCATGGCGGCGGGAACAACTCTACCTTTACGAACGTTGTCATTGGCTCAACGGGTACGGATTTATATTCTACGATCTCCGGATCAATCGGTTCTTTAAAAGGACCACGTCATGGCGGGGCGAACTTAGCCGTTCGTAAACAGATGAAGGCGGTTATCAAACGCATTGGCTTAGATGCGACGGATGATGATATTCGCATGATTGTCGATAAGATTTTAAACAAAGAATTTAATGATCATTCTGGTTTAGTTTACGGAATTGGTCATGCGGTTTATACCTTATCTGATCCACGTAGTGAGTTATTAGCTAAGAAATGTGAAGAAATTTCGATTGAAAAACATCGTCATGATGAATATCTCTTCCATAAACGTTTCTCTGAAATTGCTGTGGAAGAAATTTATAAACGTAAGGGTAAACCTGTTTGTACAAATGTCGATTTCTATTCTGGCTTAGTCTATGATATGTTAGGCATCCCAGAAGACTTATATACATTATTATTCGTCATCGGTCGTACCGTTGGCTGGATTGCCCATAATATCGAAGACAAGCTTTATGGTGGTCGTATCATTCGTCCAGCTACCAAGTATGTCGGAGAAAAAATGGATTATACGGATGAATCAGAACGTTAA
- a CDS encoding HAD family hydrolase, whose protein sequence is MKLVFFDIDGTLAHGLEVPASTQSAIKQLRKNGHKVLICTGRAISYVKKYFAQYADGYIAFNGRYGEMNGKVLYDHPVSPEKIHEIAQVLREEGAGFAFYNLDHGYFEGSDEDFVMMSKIWEPGFLVRSKQEKIEAYSCDVIYQSKVQMDHIALRLKDSCLFNDHGAHPSCDTTFYGIDKGTALQAMAKVLNVPIEDTYAFGDGCNDVVMMKACGHGIAMGNGVDDVKKAAEYITDSIDQEGIRKGLEHYELI, encoded by the coding sequence ATGAAATTAGTCTTTTTTGATATTGATGGAACTTTAGCACATGGTTTAGAAGTTCCTGCAAGCACGCAAAGCGCAATTAAACAATTGCGAAAAAATGGGCATAAGGTGCTGATTTGTACCGGTCGGGCGATTAGTTACGTTAAAAAATATTTTGCCCAGTATGCCGATGGTTATATTGCTTTTAATGGCCGTTATGGTGAGATGAATGGAAAAGTTCTTTACGATCATCCCGTCAGTCCTGAAAAGATTCATGAGATTGCGCAGGTACTGCGCGAAGAAGGGGCTGGTTTTGCTTTTTATAACTTAGACCATGGCTACTTTGAAGGCAGTGATGAAGATTTTGTGATGATGTCTAAGATTTGGGAACCAGGCTTTCTTGTGCGTTCAAAACAGGAAAAAATAGAAGCTTATAGCTGTGATGTTATTTATCAAAGTAAAGTGCAGATGGATCATATTGCGTTAAGGTTAAAGGATTCCTGTCTGTTTAATGACCATGGCGCACATCCGAGCTGTGATACTACCTTCTATGGTATTGATAAAGGGACTGCCTTACAGGCGATGGCGAAAGTCTTAAATGTTCCTATTGAAGATACCTATGCGTTTGGTGATGGCTGCAATGATGTGGTGATGATGAAGGCCTGCGGTCATGGTATTGCCATGGGCAATGGTGTGGATGATGTCAAAAAGGCGGCTGAATATATTACCGATTCTATTGATCAGGAAGGAATCAGAAAGGGGCTAGAGCACTATGAACTCATATAA
- a CDS encoding alpha/beta fold hydrolase, which yields MNSYNNLQYEEYGLEHEQVVMLLHGTLLSVWNYQNEIAALSERYHVILPYIDGHDQAASDFVSIDAIARKLLDFIEVTFHGHIALLGGLSLGGQIALDMMSLKSDLCDYAIIESVKVTPQRGLVPSISPYVLPKNKLMAKGYYRTLPFPKELFEPCYASSKALKKDNIKKILQAEAHFKMPETLAQTKAKVYIEVGSKEGDLIKQAHKLHRRIDKSQLLLMYRYRYGDFSMNHSQSYINLIEKLLRK from the coding sequence ATGAACTCATATAATAACTTACAATATGAAGAATATGGCTTAGAACATGAGCAGGTTGTAATGCTTTTACATGGCACGCTTCTTTCGGTGTGGAACTATCAAAATGAAATAGCCGCTTTAAGTGAACGTTATCATGTTATTTTACCTTATATAGATGGTCATGATCAGGCGGCTAGTGATTTTGTATCAATTGATGCGATAGCCCGGAAACTGCTTGATTTTATTGAGGTAACATTTCATGGCCATATTGCTTTATTAGGCGGGTTATCATTAGGCGGTCAAATTGCCCTTGATATGATGAGTTTAAAAAGTGATCTTTGTGATTATGCGATCATTGAATCTGTAAAAGTTACCCCGCAAAGAGGGCTAGTACCAAGTATATCCCCTTATGTTTTGCCAAAAAATAAGCTGATGGCGAAGGGTTACTACCGCACACTGCCTTTCCCGAAAGAGCTGTTTGAACCATGTTACGCATCATCAAAGGCGTTAAAGAAAGACAATATCAAGAAGATTCTTCAGGCCGAAGCGCATTTCAAAATGCCAGAAACATTAGCTCAGACAAAGGCGAAGGTCTATATTGAAGTAGGGTCTAAAGAAGGGGATCTTATTAAGCAGGCCCATAAATTACATCGCCGCATTGATAAGAGTCAGTTATTGTTGATGTATCGTTATCGCTATGGGGATTTTTCAATGAACCATAGTCAGTCCTATATAAACCTTATTGAGAAGCTGCTTAGAAAATAA
- a CDS encoding RpiB/LacA/LacB family sugar-phosphate isomerase, with amino-acid sequence MKIAMANDHAGTRMKNEIKAYLESQGHEVVDFGTYDEESCDLSDFVLPASLAVAKGEVDRGIFIDGVGYGSALIANKINGCYAAVCQDPFCAKLAREHTDSNILCIGAKIIGGMIAMEIVKTWLTTDALTAEKYVNRVNKVKAINDQYCVKVK; translated from the coding sequence ATGAAAATTGCAATGGCGAATGATCATGCAGGTACACGCATGAAAAATGAAATTAAAGCATACTTAGAATCACAGGGGCACGAAGTCGTAGACTTCGGGACTTATGATGAAGAATCCTGTGATTTATCTGATTTTGTCTTACCAGCATCTTTAGCTGTCGCTAAAGGAGAAGTGGATCGTGGAATCTTTATCGATGGCGTAGGTTACGGCAGTGCCTTGATCGCTAATAAGATCAATGGCTGTTATGCAGCAGTTTGTCAGGATCCGTTCTGTGCGAAATTAGCACGTGAACATACAGATTCTAATATCTTATGTATCGGAGCTAAGATCATCGGTGGGATGATTGCGATGGAAATCGTTAAAACCTGGTTAACAACAGATGCCTTAACTGCAGAAAAGTATGTCAATCGCGTCAACAAAGTCAAAGCGATTAATGATCAGTATTGCGTTAAAGTGAAATAA
- a CDS encoding branched-chain amino acid aminotransferase, translating to MEIRIERAKTLKPKPDQNHLGFGKYYTDHMFEIDWDKDQGGWHDARIIPYAPLQIDPATMVLHYAQETFEGLKAYRNPQGEVQLFRPEMNARRMQNSNKRLCMPYLSEEDFVEAVSKLVEVEQDWIPTAPETSLYIRPFMFASEPGVGVHPAVSYKFIIILTPVGNYYPEGVAPVKIWIEDEYVRAVKGGTGFTKCGGNYAGSLKAQEKAEEHGYTQVLWLDGNEKKYVEEVGSMNIMFLINDTVVTAPTEGTVLPGVTRDSMLTILRDWGYNVEERKLPVTELMEAARTGALKEAWGTGTAAVISPVGELYFKGEECVINDFKTGPLTQKLYDTLTGIQWGRLPDKFGWIKVLK from the coding sequence ATGGAAATTAGAATTGAAAGAGCAAAAACTTTAAAACCAAAACCAGATCAGAATCACTTAGGCTTTGGTAAATACTATACCGATCATATGTTTGAAATTGATTGGGATAAAGATCAGGGTGGCTGGCATGATGCCAGAATTATTCCTTATGCACCTTTACAGATCGATCCTGCCACAATGGTTTTACATTATGCTCAGGAAACATTCGAAGGTTTAAAAGCTTATCGTAACCCACAGGGTGAAGTACAGTTATTCCGTCCAGAAATGAACGCACGTCGTATGCAGAACTCAAACAAGAGATTATGTATGCCATACCTTTCTGAAGAAGACTTCGTTGAAGCTGTCTCTAAGCTTGTCGAAGTAGAACAGGACTGGATCCCTACCGCTCCAGAAACATCACTTTACATCCGTCCATTCATGTTTGCGAGTGAACCAGGTGTTGGTGTGCATCCAGCTGTATCTTATAAATTCATTATTATCTTAACACCAGTCGGTAACTACTATCCTGAAGGCGTCGCACCAGTTAAAATCTGGATCGAAGATGAATATGTCCGTGCCGTTAAAGGCGGAACTGGTTTCACAAAATGTGGCGGTAACTATGCCGGTTCATTAAAAGCTCAGGAAAAAGCAGAAGAACATGGTTATACTCAGGTTTTATGGCTTGATGGTAACGAAAAGAAATATGTCGAAGAAGTTGGTTCTATGAACATCATGTTCTTAATCAACGATACTGTTGTCACTGCACCTACTGAAGGTACCGTTTTACCTGGTGTTACCAGAGATTCCATGCTGACAATCTTAAGAGACTGGGGTTATAACGTTGAAGAACGTAAATTACCAGTCACTGAATTAATGGAAGCTGCCCGCACTGGCGCTTTAAAAGAAGCTTGGGGGACTGGTACCGCAGCCGTAATCTCTCCAGTTGGAGAACTTTACTTCAAAGGTGAAGAATGTGTCATCAACGACTTCAAGACTGGTCCATTAACACAGAAGTTATATGATACCTTAACCGGTATCCAGTGGGGTCGTCTGCCAGATAAATTTGGCTGGATCAAAGTTTTAAAATAG
- a CDS encoding patatin-like phospholipase family protein: protein MKKALVLSGGGSKGAYEAGFIDACKELGYSFDIVTGTSIGALNGALYVQGSSKIDEIWDELDVHHVFNGIPDLSFAREDLMDVSNRSVQFIKHYITHQGADVTPFYHIVKKYFDEKAFFSSNVDFGLCTVSYPQMAPLYLTKEELGKHAYDYLLASAACFPAFPMVEIEGTKYLDGGYYDNLPIDLAYLMEADEVVVCDMHEKPIHPHYLNAPHVLYTNSYHDLGSFMDFDVQTLKRNKRLGYLTACQYFGKYTGKAYCFEKEDHPIFERFYHFILMIDIANRLGDHSDGSLFDHKFKERNRGLPLSIEDYTYFTCDLLGRFTHMDDTKVYTIKDFMKEAGEPFIGYMVSPEAITLPKSLLELKGKGDEVIIGAIINMALYNYHEEIMNHLCHLFPDHYLAAHLIMNYMKQVLATR, encoded by the coding sequence ATGAAAAAAGCATTAGTGCTTTCTGGCGGCGGTTCTAAAGGCGCATATGAAGCGGGCTTTATTGACGCATGTAAAGAGTTAGGTTATTCGTTTGATATTGTGACGGGTACATCGATTGGCGCCCTCAATGGCGCTTTGTATGTCCAAGGTTCATCCAAGATTGATGAAATCTGGGATGAACTCGATGTCCATCATGTCTTTAATGGCATTCCTGACTTATCTTTCGCCAGAGAAGATCTGATGGATGTATCTAATCGCAGTGTCCAGTTTATTAAACATTATATTACCCATCAGGGGGCTGATGTCACACCGTTTTATCATATTGTGAAGAAGTACTTTGATGAGAAAGCTTTCTTTTCCTCAAATGTTGACTTTGGCTTATGCACAGTGAGCTATCCCCAAATGGCGCCACTTTATCTCACAAAAGAAGAATTAGGAAAGCATGCCTATGATTATTTACTCGCTTCAGCAGCTTGTTTTCCAGCCTTTCCGATGGTGGAAATTGAAGGGACGAAATATCTTGATGGCGGCTATTATGATAATCTGCCGATTGATTTGGCTTATCTGATGGAGGCTGATGAAGTGGTGGTTTGTGATATGCATGAAAAGCCTATTCATCCGCATTATCTCAATGCCCCGCATGTGCTTTACACCAATTCTTATCATGATCTAGGCTCTTTTATGGACTTTGATGTACAGACATTAAAACGCAATAAGCGTTTAGGCTACTTAACAGCTTGTCAGTATTTTGGTAAATATACCGGCAAGGCATATTGCTTTGAAAAAGAGGATCATCCCATCTTTGAACGTTTCTATCATTTTATTCTGATGATTGATATTGCCAATCGTTTAGGCGATCATAGCGATGGCTCTCTCTTTGATCACAAATTCAAAGAACGCAATCGCGGCTTGCCATTATCTATTGAGGACTATACCTATTTCACCTGTGACTTACTAGGCCGCTTTACACATATGGATGATACCAAAGTCTATACGATTAAAGACTTTATGAAAGAAGCTGGGGAACCATTTATTGGTTATATGGTTTCACCAGAAGCGATCACTTTGCCAAAATCTCTTTTAGAACTGAAAGGCAAGGGCGATGAAGTCATTATTGGGGCGATCATCAATATGGCTTTATACAATTATCATGAAGAGATCATGAATCATTTGTGTCATCTTTTCCCTGATCATTACTTAGCAGCGCACCTCATAATGAATTATATGAAACAAGTTCTCGCAACGCGTTAA
- a CDS encoding magnesium transporter CorA family protein, whose amino-acid sequence MLTIYKTDHGVCHKIPKAETGCWIDLCEPSSKELDEISLDFDIEPDDLRAALDEEEASRIVLEDDYTMILVDVPIVERRNDEDVYTTIPLGIILVADSVITVCMTQTSILADFQNNRVKQFSSKKRMRFVYQILFRTASTYQRTLRVIDKKRVDIESRFDEDDTKVNDMIALHELESTLVYFETSLRGNEVVLNRLSLYKRIDQYPEDMELLDDVIIENKQAIEMATIYKDVISGTRELLSTIVDSRLNNMMKFLTSITLVMAIPTIVSGFYGMNVPLPKYSFGELTVLTIVVCIVSLIILKRKKML is encoded by the coding sequence ATGCTTACAATATATAAGACAGATCATGGCGTATGTCATAAAATACCTAAAGCAGAAACCGGCTGCTGGATTGATTTGTGTGAGCCCTCCAGCAAAGAACTTGATGAAATTTCATTAGACTTTGATATTGAACCTGATGATTTACGGGCAGCTCTCGATGAGGAAGAAGCCTCACGTATTGTCTTGGAAGATGACTATACGATGATTTTAGTCGATGTACCGATCGTTGAAAGACGTAACGATGAAGACGTTTATACCACTATTCCATTAGGCATTATCTTAGTAGCTGATAGCGTGATTACGGTCTGTATGACACAAACGAGTATTTTAGCGGATTTCCAGAATAACCGTGTCAAACAATTCTCGTCGAAAAAACGTATGCGCTTTGTTTATCAGATTCTCTTTAGAACCGCTTCCACTTATCAGCGTACTTTGCGGGTTATTGATAAAAAGCGCGTGGATATTGAATCACGTTTCGATGAAGATGATACTAAAGTCAATGATATGATTGCTCTGCATGAGTTAGAATCTACGCTGGTTTACTTTGAAACATCATTACGCGGTAATGAAGTTGTTCTTAACCGTTTATCTCTTTATAAACGAATTGACCAGTATCCGGAAGATATGGAACTGCTAGATGATGTCATTATTGAAAATAAGCAGGCGATTGAAATGGCCACTATTTATAAGGATGTCATCAGCGGGACAAGAGAATTATTAAGTACGATCGTGGATTCACGGTTAAATAACATGATGAAATTCTTAACGTCTATTACTTTGGTTATGGCGATCCCGACCATTGTCTCTGGCTTTTATGGGATGAATGTGCCGCTGCCCAAATACTCTTTTGGGGAGTTAACTGTTTTAACGATTGTTGTTTGTATCGTTTCATTAATCATTTTGAAGCGGAAAAAGATGCTCTAG
- a CDS encoding MurR/RpiR family transcriptional regulator, which produces MEQNQTVMDRISVLYDQLFDAEKKIAKFILNHHKEVVDMTVSELAEASDVSVASVSRFCRKVGLKGFHQLKIGLAQEMVESYGEGATSNDILLDDIPQSLQNILANKIEELKQTVNQIDPKSFETILGLLKNAKRVQVMAVGNTIPVAIDAAFKFNELGIPTTAGTIWETQLSYAYTLREGDVLLAISNSGESNKVLEAVEIVNANGGTTIGITNSPQSAIGEEVQYHITTATREKLFLDEFCFSRVSATTVIEILFLFLTVSIENSHNTMTKCEEMFAVDKR; this is translated from the coding sequence ATGGAACAAAATCAAACTGTCATGGACCGTATCTCTGTATTATATGATCAGCTCTTTGATGCAGAAAAAAAGATTGCGAAATTTATCTTAAATCATCACAAAGAAGTGGTTGATATGACGGTCTCCGAACTGGCTGAGGCGAGTGATGTGAGCGTCGCTTCGGTCTCTCGTTTTTGCCGGAAGGTTGGTTTAAAAGGTTTTCATCAGTTAAAGATCGGCTTAGCGCAGGAAATGGTTGAGTCTTATGGGGAAGGTGCGACATCGAATGATATTCTCTTAGATGATATTCCTCAGTCCCTGCAAAATATTCTTGCTAATAAAATTGAAGAACTTAAGCAGACAGTGAATCAGATTGATCCAAAATCTTTTGAAACGATTCTTGGTTTATTAAAGAATGCGAAAAGAGTGCAGGTCATGGCGGTGGGAAATACAATTCCGGTAGCCATTGATGCGGCCTTTAAATTCAATGAATTGGGCATTCCAACAACGGCTGGAACAATTTGGGAGACACAGCTTTCTTATGCTTACACCTTACGGGAAGGCGACGTCTTACTGGCGATCTCTAACTCTGGTGAATCAAACAAGGTGTTAGAAGCAGTAGAAATCGTTAATGCCAATGGCGGAACGACAATTGGCATTACCAATAGTCCCCAGTCAGCCATCGGTGAAGAGGTGCAGTATCATATTACCACGGCAACGCGTGAAAAATTATTTCTGGATGAATTCTGCTTTTCGCGTGTCTCAGCGACCACAGTGATTGAAATCCTTTTCTTATTCTTAACGGTATCAATTGAGAATTCGCATAATACAATGACAAAATGCGAAGAAATGTTTGCGGTAGATAAACGTTAG
- the pfkB gene encoding 1-phosphofructokinase translates to MIYTITFNPALDYVISVDHFEKGVVNRVTEEHIFCGGKGINVSAILKELGYESKALGFVAGFTGDEIVRRAQSEYGINADFIKVAEGMSRINVKLRSDEETEINGIGPKITDADLDKLFAKLDEMQMSDVLVLSGSIPKSISPTIYETILNRLQDKKIFSVVDATGDLLVNVLKYRPFLIKPNNHEIEEIFNVKLQGEEDLVKYAHKLQEMGARNVLISLAGDGSLLVDEHGGQHRLGVCKGKVKNSVGAGDSMVAGFIAGYLRNGDYKEALELGTACGGATAFSESLAKKDFIYENLRQLRGEN, encoded by the coding sequence ATGATTTACACAATCACATTTAATCCAGCCTTAGATTATGTTATTTCAGTCGATCACTTTGAAAAAGGTGTTGTCAACAGAGTAACTGAAGAACATATTTTCTGCGGCGGGAAGGGTATTAACGTTTCGGCAATTCTTAAAGAATTAGGTTATGAATCAAAAGCTTTAGGTTTTGTAGCTGGTTTTACTGGTGATGAAATTGTTCGTCGTGCACAGTCTGAATATGGCATCAATGCGGACTTTATTAAAGTTGCTGAGGGCATGTCACGTATTAATGTCAAACTGCGCAGTGATGAAGAAACTGAAATCAATGGGATTGGACCAAAGATTACGGATGCAGATTTAGACAAGTTATTTGCGAAACTTGATGAAATGCAGATGTCTGATGTCTTAGTATTATCAGGATCGATTCCTAAATCAATCAGTCCAACAATTTATGAAACAATCTTAAATCGTTTACAGGACAAGAAGATTTTCTCTGTTGTTGATGCAACAGGTGACTTATTAGTGAATGTCTTAAAATACAGACCATTCTTAATTAAGCCTAATAATCATGAAATCGAAGAAATCTTCAATGTGAAATTACAGGGTGAAGAAGATCTTGTAAAGTATGCACACAAACTTCAGGAAATGGGTGCACGTAACGTTTTAATCTCATTAGCTGGTGATGGCTCATTATTAGTTGATGAACATGGCGGACAGCATCGTTTAGGTGTCTGCAAAGGGAAGGTTAAGAACTCAGTTGGGGCTGGTGACTCAATGGTTGCAGGTTTCATCGCTGGTTACTTACGCAATGGTGATTACAAGGAAGCTTTAGAATTAGGAACTGCCTGCGGCGGCGCGACAGCTTTCTCTGAATCATTAGCAAAAAAAGATTTTATCTATGAAAATTTAAGACAATTAAGGGGAGAAAACTAA
- a CDS encoding PTS fructose transporter subunit IIABC, whose translation MKITELLDLKGIELGVKVNSKAEAIDKLVDLMVATGKISDRAAYKKGILAREALTSTGIGEGIAIPHAQVEAVKKAGLAAMTVPAGVDYESLDGQPAKLFFMIAAPADGGNTHLQALAKLSALLMDEDFREKLMNARTPDEFLHEIDLKEAQKDAEDAAEASKPAQGGYRILAVTACPTGIAHTYMAAENLTKAGDALGFPLKAETNGSEGIKNALTAEEIKNADGIIVAADKKVEMARFDGKPLLSVPVTEGIRHPEDLIKKIENGQAPIYHADASESDSASSSEGVGRGFYKHLMNGVSHMLPFVVAGGILIAISFLVDTHGAGSTFGTGTPAAAWFNAVGNVAFGMMLPVLSGFIAMSIADRPGLAVGFVGGLMAKSGMTFADPTAAKVAATPGFLGALLYGFVAGWIVLLLKKAFKGLPKSLEGIKPILLYPLLGVFLMGVFASAINPFMGIINGGLSTFLKNLGNYGIILGVVAGGMMSIDMGGPFNKAAYVTATGLLADGNYTLMAAVMAGGMVPPLAIALSTTFFKNKWTEEERNAGLVNYVMGLSFITEGAIPFAANDPAHVIPSCVVGSALAGGLSVAFHCTLRAPHGGIFVIATIGNWPMYLISILLGAIVGCLILSFWKKAPATK comes from the coding sequence ATGAAGATCACAGAATTATTGGATCTGAAAGGGATTGAACTTGGGGTAAAAGTCAATTCTAAAGCAGAAGCAATTGATAAGCTTGTGGACTTAATGGTCGCAACAGGCAAGATCTCTGATCGTGCGGCTTACAAAAAAGGTATTTTAGCGCGTGAAGCATTAACATCAACAGGGATTGGTGAAGGCATCGCTATTCCTCACGCTCAGGTAGAAGCAGTGAAAAAAGCTGGCTTAGCAGCCATGACTGTACCAGCTGGGGTTGACTATGAATCATTAGATGGTCAGCCAGCAAAATTATTCTTTATGATTGCGGCACCAGCTGATGGCGGCAACACACATTTACAGGCTTTAGCCAAATTAAGTGCCTTATTAATGGATGAAGATTTCCGTGAAAAATTAATGAATGCCAGAACACCTGACGAATTCTTACACGAAATCGATTTAAAAGAAGCGCAGAAAGATGCTGAAGACGCAGCTGAAGCATCTAAACCAGCACAGGGCGGTTACCGTATCTTAGCCGTTACGGCTTGTCCGACTGGGATCGCTCATACATACATGGCAGCGGAAAACTTAACCAAAGCCGGCGATGCTTTAGGCTTCCCATTAAAAGCTGAAACGAACGGTTCAGAAGGGATCAAGAATGCCTTAACGGCAGAAGAAATCAAAAACGCTGACGGGATCATCGTAGCGGCCGATAAAAAAGTTGAAATGGCTCGTTTCGATGGTAAACCTTTATTATCTGTTCCAGTAACAGAAGGGATCCGTCATCCAGAAGATTTAATTAAGAAAATTGAAAATGGTCAGGCTCCAATCTATCATGCTGATGCGAGCGAAAGCGATAGCGCATCAAGCAGTGAAGGCGTCGGCCGTGGCTTCTATAAACACTTAATGAATGGTGTTTCACACATGCTGCCATTCGTTGTAGCTGGCGGGATCTTAATCGCTATCTCGTTCTTAGTGGATACCCATGGTGCAGGTTCAACTTTTGGTACTGGGACCCCAGCAGCTGCTTGGTTCAATGCCGTTGGTAACGTTGCGTTCGGCATGATGTTACCAGTCTTATCTGGTTTCATCGCCATGTCAATTGCAGACCGTCCGGGTCTTGCCGTTGGTTTCGTTGGTGGTTTAATGGCTAAGTCAGGGATGACTTTCGCTGATCCTACTGCTGCTAAAGTAGCGGCTACACCTGGTTTCTTAGGTGCCTTACTTTATGGTTTCGTTGCTGGCTGGATCGTCTTATTATTAAAGAAAGCATTCAAAGGCTTACCAAAATCATTAGAAGGTATTAAACCAATCTTACTTTATCCATTACTTGGTGTCTTCTTAATGGGTGTATTCGCTTCTGCAATTAACCCATTCATGGGGATTATCAATGGCGGCTTATCAACATTCTTAAAGAACTTAGGTAACTATGGTATCATCTTAGGCGTTGTTGCTGGTGGTATGATGTCCATCGATATGGGTGGTCCTTTCAACAAGGCAGCTTATGTTACAGCAACTGGTTTATTAGCAGATGGTAACTATACATTAATGGCTGCCGTTATGGCCGGTGGTATGGTTCCTCCTCTAGCAATCGCATTATCAACTACATTCTTCAAGAATAAATGGACTGAAGAAGAAAGAAATGCTGGTTTAGTCAACTATGTTATGGGCTTATCTTTCATTACTGAAGGAGCTATCCCATTTGCGGCTAATGACCCAGCTCACGTTATTCCTTCATGTGTTGTTGGTTCAGCTTTAGCTGGTGGTTTATCAGTTGCTTTCCATTGTACATTACGTGCTCCTCATGGTGGGATCTTCGTTATCGCTACAATTGGTAACTGGCCAATGTACTTAATCTCTATTCTTTTAGGTGCGATTGTTGGCTGTCTGATCTTATCATTCTGGAAGAAAGCACCAGCTACAAAATAA